In one window of Tellurirhabdus rosea DNA:
- a CDS encoding helix-turn-helix domain-containing protein, giving the protein MTIPPLDLILLLGAIQGLILAGMLWFSRGGNRLSNRLLGTLIGFLALMSFAVGVPVNNVYLSHFIDLAPLFNAMPLGPLIYFYTRSVLDPTFRLGKAERRHFYPVVLDWGAPLIGWTFIFGLLLRKFPMQDGPSWGNVMTEYNMYVDIPRWVSMTVYLVLAWRWLARKAPERREGDEEARRNIRWLRQALTGLLLFQAIWLVHLVPYILPGTRSALLDSVGWYPLYIPIAILIYWMGLKGYLHARRHPVEKPSRKTVATTLPPEQVDKTVGQLQNAMQSERLYLDPELTVEKVARTLQLPPKTVSFVLNQHLRKSFNTFVNEYRVEAVKQRLATSASEHLTLTGIAFECGFNSQATFQRVFKQMTGVSPREFAESAPGNTSQIRI; this is encoded by the coding sequence ATGACCATTCCTCCGCTCGACCTCATCCTGCTTCTCGGTGCCATTCAGGGTTTGATCCTGGCCGGTATGCTGTGGTTCAGTCGGGGCGGCAACCGGCTTTCCAACCGGCTGCTGGGCACGCTGATCGGCTTTCTGGCGCTGATGAGCTTTGCGGTCGGCGTACCGGTGAACAACGTTTACCTCAGCCATTTCATCGATCTGGCTCCGCTGTTCAACGCCATGCCGCTGGGGCCGCTGATCTACTTCTACACCCGGTCCGTGCTCGATCCGACTTTTCGCCTCGGGAAAGCCGAACGGCGGCATTTTTACCCCGTCGTGCTGGACTGGGGCGCGCCCCTGATCGGCTGGACGTTTATCTTCGGACTGCTGCTGCGCAAGTTTCCGATGCAGGACGGGCCTTCGTGGGGCAACGTCATGACGGAATACAACATGTACGTCGATATTCCGCGCTGGGTCTCGATGACGGTCTATCTGGTGCTGGCCTGGCGCTGGCTGGCCCGGAAAGCGCCGGAAAGGCGCGAAGGCGATGAAGAGGCGCGCCGGAACATCCGGTGGCTGCGTCAGGCGCTGACGGGTCTGCTGCTTTTTCAGGCGATCTGGCTGGTCCATCTGGTGCCGTACATTCTTCCGGGGACGCGGTCGGCCCTGCTCGACAGCGTGGGCTGGTACCCGCTGTACATTCCCATCGCGATTCTGATTTACTGGATGGGCCTGAAAGGATACCTGCACGCCCGCCGCCATCCGGTCGAAAAGCCGTCCCGGAAAACTGTCGCCACGACTTTGCCGCCTGAACAGGTGGACAAAACGGTCGGGCAGCTGCAGAACGCCATGCAGTCGGAGCGGCTTTACCTGGACCCGGAACTGACCGTCGAGAAGGTGGCCAGAACGCTGCAACTGCCTCCCAAAACGGTGTCGTTCGTCCTCAACCAGCACCTTCGGAAGAGCTTCAACACGTTTGTCAACGAGTACCGGGTCGAGGCCGTCAAGCAGCGGCTGGCGACTTCGGCCAGCGAACACCTGACGCTGACGGGCATCGCCTTCGAGTGCGGTTTTAATTCGCAGGCCACGTTTCAGCGGGTGTTCAAGCAGATGACGGGCGTGTCGCCCAGAGAATTTGCCGAATCTGCCCCCGGAAATACCTCTCAAATCCGGATTTGA
- a CDS encoding S41 family peptidase — translation MKWLICLLFLLPLGSHAQSGTDPLSTRILQPADMQADFRYLRRLLEETHPGLYRYTPKAAMQARLDSLDRSLDQPQPFYRFFKTVSALMADIRCAHTHALPSKNWLEQFNRNLKTIPFFLFPFEKRSYVLFNGTSDKTIQPGFEVLSINGQPMDEIRQQVYRYYWTDGSIEASRSSALRGELFSLFYYWYLGQPETYSFTFRSLTGDTVRFEAPAKPFRSWLRDVKKNPVNKQMLAWYNKKKPKHPWRLSFPEDIPQTAYLRFDGFGGYGASNGEQAVSTFRKFMDESLEKMAKKDVRNLIVDLRDNRGGWDSQGIELFTYLAKGDSAVPYYTRQHSVTDSSEFLKFSDLSEEDRKNVKNELIPEPDGTFTLKQGSDTREPKRYEPKPNRFRGKVYILMNGQSVSTASEFLAVAHANRVGVFIGEESGGAYEGGNGSSFINLELPKSGIQVSTPLVYYRNAVPEPAQPGRGTFPDHAVPTTIVNLLEHRDAQGEFVKKLILKPETGTTTVQNR, via the coding sequence ATGAAATGGCTCATCTGCCTGCTGTTCCTGCTTCCGCTGGGAAGCCATGCTCAATCCGGAACCGACCCGCTCTCCACCCGCATCCTGCAACCCGCCGACATGCAGGCCGATTTCCGGTATCTGCGCCGGCTACTGGAGGAAACGCATCCGGGCCTGTACCGGTATACGCCGAAAGCCGCCATGCAGGCCCGTCTGGACAGCCTCGACCGCAGCCTGGACCAGCCGCAGCCTTTTTACCGCTTTTTCAAAACGGTTTCGGCGCTGATGGCCGACATCCGCTGCGCCCACACGCACGCCCTGCCGTCCAAAAACTGGCTGGAGCAGTTTAACCGAAACCTGAAAACGATTCCGTTTTTCCTGTTTCCGTTCGAAAAGCGTTCCTATGTGCTCTTTAACGGCACGTCGGACAAGACCATCCAGCCGGGTTTTGAAGTGCTGAGCATCAACGGGCAGCCGATGGATGAGATTCGGCAGCAGGTGTATCGGTACTACTGGACCGACGGCTCCATCGAAGCGTCGAGGTCGTCGGCGCTGCGCGGGGAGCTGTTCTCCCTGTTTTATTACTGGTACCTCGGCCAGCCCGAAACGTATTCCTTCACGTTCAGAAGCCTGACGGGCGATACGGTACGGTTCGAGGCCCCGGCCAAACCATTCCGGTCCTGGCTTCGGGACGTTAAGAAGAATCCCGTCAACAAACAGATGCTGGCCTGGTATAATAAAAAGAAGCCGAAGCATCCCTGGCGGCTTTCCTTTCCGGAAGATATTCCCCAGACCGCCTACCTGCGCTTCGATGGATTTGGGGGATACGGGGCGTCGAACGGTGAACAGGCCGTCAGCACCTTCCGGAAATTTATGGACGAAAGCCTCGAAAAAATGGCAAAAAAGGACGTCCGAAACCTGATCGTCGATCTTAGGGACAACCGGGGCGGCTGGGACAGCCAGGGAATCGAGCTGTTTACCTACCTGGCCAAAGGCGATTCGGCCGTGCCGTATTACACCCGGCAGCACAGCGTGACCGACAGCAGCGAGTTTCTGAAATTCTCGGACCTGTCGGAAGAGGACCGGAAAAATGTGAAGAATGAACTCATTCCCGAACCCGACGGGACCTTCACCCTCAAGCAGGGCAGCGATACCCGCGAGCCGAAACGCTACGAGCCGAAACCGAACCGGTTCCGGGGCAAGGTGTACATCCTGATGAACGGCCAGAGCGTATCGACCGCCTCCGAGTTTCTGGCCGTGGCCCACGCCAACCGGGTCGGCGTCTTTATCGGGGAAGAATCCGGCGGGGCCTACGAAGGCGGCAACGGCAGCAGTTTCATCAATCTCGAACTGCCGAAATCGGGCATTCAGGTCAGTACGCCGCTGGTGTATTACCGCAACGCCGTGCCCGAACCGGCGCAGCCGGGGCGCGGAACGTTTCCGGATCATGCCGTGCCGACCACGATAGTCAACCTGCTCGAACACCGCGACGCACAGGGGGAATTCGTGAAAAAGCTGATTTTGAAGCCGGAAACCGGAACAACCACGGTGCAAAACCGTTGA
- a CDS encoding saccharopine dehydrogenase family protein has product MNQFLLYGANGYTAGLIIEQAASFGLTPVLAGRSEEKIRPLAEKHGLSYRLADLTDAAALDRALDGLPVVLHCAGPFSRTAAPMQEACLRTGTHYLDITGEIAVFETGAALDARARERNVMLMSGVGFDVVPTDCSARFLKDQLPDATHLQLAFANVGGSVSHGTALTAVENLGSGGFVREAGVLKPVSNAEKVIEVTFAGGRKLYCMTIPWADLATAYRTTGIPNIETFMAAPQAQILGAKALNWLGPLLKTPRVQNFIRNRIDRALTGPGAEARQKARTLVWGRVWNAAGDSVVTRLEGPDGYHLTARTALNITQKVLQGNVKAGFQTPAGLYGADLILEIEGVRRV; this is encoded by the coding sequence ATGAATCAATTTCTGTTGTACGGGGCCAACGGCTACACCGCCGGGCTGATTATCGAGCAGGCCGCGTCGTTTGGCCTGACGCCCGTGCTGGCGGGCCGCAGTGAGGAGAAAATCCGGCCCCTCGCCGAAAAGCACGGTCTCTCGTACCGCCTCGCCGACCTGACCGACGCGGCCGCCCTCGACCGGGCGCTGGACGGCCTGCCCGTCGTGCTGCACTGCGCCGGACCGTTTTCGCGCACGGCGGCCCCCATGCAGGAAGCCTGTCTGCGGACGGGCACCCACTACCTCGACATCACGGGCGAAATCGCCGTGTTCGAAACGGGCGCGGCCCTCGACGCCCGGGCCCGGGAGCGGAACGTGATGCTGATGTCGGGCGTGGGCTTCGATGTGGTGCCGACCGACTGCTCGGCCCGTTTTCTGAAGGACCAACTCCCCGACGCCACGCATTTGCAGCTGGCTTTCGCCAACGTCGGCGGCTCGGTCTCGCACGGCACGGCCCTGACGGCGGTCGAAAACCTGGGTTCGGGTGGGTTTGTGCGGGAGGCCGGCGTGCTCAAGCCCGTTTCCAATGCCGAAAAAGTGATCGAGGTCACCTTCGCCGGGGGCCGAAAGCTCTACTGCATGACCATTCCGTGGGCCGATCTGGCAACGGCTTACCGCACGACCGGCATTCCCAACATCGAAACGTTTATGGCCGCGCCCCAGGCGCAGATTCTGGGAGCCAAAGCCCTGAACTGGCTCGGCCCCCTTCTGAAAACGCCGCGGGTTCAGAACTTTATCCGAAACCGCATCGACAGGGCGCTGACCGGACCGGGAGCCGAAGCCCGTCAAAAAGCCCGGACGCTGGTCTGGGGTCGGGTGTGGAATGCCGCGGGCGACTCGGTCGTGACGCGGCTGGAAGGGCCGGACGGGTATCACCTGACCGCCCGGACGGCGCTGAACATCACGCAGAAAGTGCTTCAGGGCAACGTTAAAGCGGGTTTTCAGACGCCTGCGGGTTTATACGGCGCCGACCTGATTCTGGAAATCGAGGGCGTCCGGCGGGTATAA
- a CDS encoding C40 family peptidase, translating into MKQLICGLLLLVATSGWAQTSGEAFYQKYESVLQNRFGNVATRKELLYLLESIIDHRHLEVDYNQYFRPVRTPLAHHLHQQQPALSLAHWKSALVYPLLRFVLTKTTPVPDRAAGNSAGQKLAAGAFAYLGVPYGSPTFNRQTNRGTLDCSGLVRYVMEDIGLPYRGGNGSRAVAGLVSSPDFKTVTGDPQPGDLLVRKHKNNQWSHVGIYVGDRQLIEAPYSGTVVRTTPYQAGKWHRILRYARP; encoded by the coding sequence ATGAAGCAACTGATCTGTGGCCTGCTGCTGCTGGTCGCGACGTCCGGGTGGGCGCAAACCAGCGGTGAGGCCTTCTACCAGAAGTACGAAAGCGTCCTGCAAAATCGATTTGGCAACGTAGCCACCCGAAAAGAGCTTTTGTACCTGCTTGAAAGCATCATCGACCACCGGCATCTCGAAGTCGATTACAACCAGTATTTCCGGCCGGTACGCACGCCGCTGGCCCACCACCTGCACCAGCAGCAACCCGCCCTCAGTCTGGCGCATTGGAAATCCGCCCTGGTTTACCCGCTGCTGCGGTTTGTGCTGACCAAAACGACGCCGGTTCCGGACCGCGCCGCGGGCAATTCGGCCGGACAAAAGCTGGCCGCCGGGGCGTTTGCCTATCTGGGCGTGCCGTACGGATCACCCACCTTCAACCGCCAGACCAACCGCGGAACCCTCGACTGCTCGGGCCTCGTCCGCTACGTCATGGAAGACATCGGGTTACCTTACCGGGGCGGGAATGGCTCCCGGGCGGTGGCCGGACTGGTTTCCAGCCCGGATTTTAAAACCGTCACCGGAGACCCGCAGCCCGGCGATCTGCTGGTTCGCAAACACAAGAACAACCAGTGGTCGCATGTCGGCATTTACGTGGGCGACCGGCAGCTGATCGAAGCGCCGTACAGCGGGACGGTGGTCCGGACGACGCCTTACCAGGCCGGGAAATGGCACCGGATTCTGCGCTACGCCCGGCCCTGA
- the nfi gene encoding deoxyribonuclease V (cleaves DNA at apurinic or apyrimidinic sites), with the protein MSRIHTLHDWNVTPEEAVALQQRLRSQIRIQPLEKPVELIAGCDISFNKFETTVYAGIVVIRLDTLETVEEAGVVSETTFPYVPGLLSFREIPSLLEAWANLKQQPDVVMFDGHGIAHPRRIGIAAHAGLWLNIPTFGCGKSVLVGKYDEPAPERGSWSPMIHRGETIGAALRTKNKVNPVYISPGNLIDLPSALDLTLRTDGGYRLPEPTRRAHLLVNALRRAQGAESTEKPSD; encoded by the coding sequence ATGAGCCGCATCCACACCCTTCACGATTGGAACGTTACCCCCGAAGAAGCCGTCGCCCTGCAGCAGCGGCTCCGAAGCCAGATTCGCATTCAGCCGCTGGAAAAGCCGGTTGAGCTGATTGCCGGATGCGACATTTCGTTCAATAAATTCGAAACAACCGTCTACGCGGGCATCGTGGTCATCCGGCTGGACACGCTGGAAACGGTCGAAGAGGCCGGGGTGGTCAGCGAAACGACGTTTCCGTACGTGCCGGGACTGCTGTCGTTCCGCGAAATTCCCTCCCTGCTGGAAGCCTGGGCCAACCTGAAGCAGCAGCCCGACGTGGTCATGTTCGACGGGCACGGCATCGCCCACCCGCGCCGGATCGGGATTGCGGCTCATGCCGGGCTCTGGCTCAATATCCCGACGTTCGGCTGCGGAAAATCGGTGCTGGTGGGCAAATACGACGAACCGGCCCCCGAACGCGGGTCCTGGTCGCCCATGATTCACCGGGGCGAAACCATCGGGGCCGCCTTACGGACCAAAAACAAGGTCAATCCGGTGTACATTTCCCCCGGAAACCTCATCGACCTGCCCTCGGCCCTCGACCTGACCCTGCGCACCGACGGTGGCTACCGGCTTCCCGAACCCACGCGCCGGGCGCATTTGCTGGTCAACGCCCTGCGGCGGGCGCAGGGGGCGGAGTCGACTGAGAAGCCATCGGACTAA
- a CDS encoding sulfatase — translation MHRSFVLLLLLLSAVLISAALQPRPAVRRPNIVFILADDLGYSDLRCYGNPFNETPVLDSLARHGLRFTQAYAAAPVCSPSRAALLTGKHPARLHLTNFLVGDRVDSASPLRPAPWRPYLPGSEVTLAERLKALGYATGMVGKWHLGSADSLTPTAQGFDYERQISKNGLDYYNYGISSANKPVFEDKGNEYLTDKLTDYALEFLGQQTAQKPFFLYLAYSAPHILLVPRADKLGRFLYRYPRFKGKYNPSYAAMLLSMDEGIGRVLQQLKANGFDDNTLVIFTSDNGGLGMPEAGPAPTDNAPLRSWKGHLYEGGIRVPMIMRWKGVIPENTVTSQYLTGTDFVPTLLELLGAPKAPFPDGRSFAALLRNPAQTQARGPVFWHYPHFSNQLSAPSGAIREGDYKLIEHFETGRTELYNLTADLSETTDLSAREPAKTRDLHQKLKQWRAEVRANMPLANPAFSRK, via the coding sequence ATGCACCGTTCGTTTGTTCTCCTGCTGCTGCTGCTGTCGGCCGTCCTGATCAGCGCTGCCCTCCAGCCCCGGCCGGCCGTTCGCCGCCCGAACATCGTCTTTATTCTGGCCGACGACCTGGGCTATAGTGACCTGCGCTGCTATGGCAATCCGTTCAACGAAACGCCCGTCCTTGACTCGCTGGCCCGGCACGGACTGCGGTTTACGCAGGCGTATGCGGCGGCCCCGGTCTGCTCACCCTCGCGGGCGGCCCTGCTGACGGGCAAGCACCCGGCCCGCCTGCACCTGACCAACTTTCTGGTCGGCGACCGGGTCGATTCGGCCTCTCCGCTCCGTCCGGCACCCTGGCGACCTTACCTGCCCGGTTCGGAGGTTACGCTGGCCGAACGGCTGAAAGCGCTGGGGTACGCCACCGGCATGGTCGGCAAATGGCACTTGGGTTCGGCCGATTCGCTGACGCCGACCGCGCAAGGTTTCGACTACGAACGGCAGATCAGCAAAAACGGGCTGGATTACTACAATTACGGCATCAGTTCGGCCAACAAACCCGTTTTTGAAGACAAAGGCAACGAGTACCTGACCGACAAGCTCACCGATTACGCGCTGGAATTCCTAGGCCAGCAAACGGCGCAGAAACCGTTCTTTCTGTACCTGGCCTATTCGGCCCCGCATATTCTGCTGGTGCCCCGCGCCGACAAGCTGGGCCGGTTTCTGTACCGCTATCCGCGTTTCAAAGGCAAGTACAACCCCAGTTATGCCGCCATGCTACTGAGTATGGACGAAGGCATCGGCCGGGTTTTGCAGCAGTTAAAGGCCAACGGGTTCGACGACAATACGCTGGTTATTTTTACCTCCGACAACGGGGGACTGGGCATGCCGGAGGCCGGTCCGGCGCCCACCGACAACGCCCCGCTGCGTTCGTGGAAAGGACATCTGTACGAAGGCGGCATCCGGGTGCCGATGATTATGCGCTGGAAAGGCGTCATTCCGGAAAATACCGTCACGAGTCAGTACCTCACCGGAACGGACTTTGTTCCCACCCTGCTGGAACTGCTTGGCGCTCCCAAAGCCCCCTTCCCGGACGGCCGGAGCTTCGCCGCGCTGCTCCGCAATCCCGCCCAGACGCAGGCGCGTGGCCCGGTTTTCTGGCATTACCCGCACTTCAGCAACCAGCTGAGCGCCCCGTCCGGAGCCATTCGCGAAGGCGATTACAAGCTGATTGAGCATTTTGAAACCGGCCGAACCGAACTCTACAATCTGACCGCCGACCTCTCGGAAACCACCGACCTCAGCGCCCGCGAGCCCGCCAAAACCCGCGACCTCCATCAAAAACTGAAGCAGTGGCGGGCAGAAGTGCGGGCCAACATGCCGCTGGCGAATCCGGCTTTTAGCAGGAAGTAA
- a CDS encoding D-Ala-D-Ala carboxypeptidase family metallohydrolase, giving the protein MVTQSRPVSGMVKVPDQRLTANFSLHEMLASQAAVRNNYTEQFQPPLDVIESLRQLCQHVLEPLRMSLNKPVIVTSGYRCPRLNAKIGGSKTSQHMQGEAADIYVPGMSAEELFQYIRARKLPFDQLIQEFDDWVHVSYSSEKKQQVLRAVKSVKGKTQYLTA; this is encoded by the coding sequence ATGGTAACTCAATCCAGACCCGTTTCCGGAATGGTCAAGGTGCCCGACCAGCGCTTGACCGCCAATTTTTCCCTGCACGAAATGCTTGCCAGCCAGGCCGCCGTCCGGAACAACTACACCGAACAGTTTCAGCCGCCTCTGGACGTGATCGAAAGCCTGCGTCAGCTCTGCCAGCACGTGCTGGAACCCCTGCGGATGAGCCTCAACAAACCGGTCATCGTCACCAGCGGCTACCGCTGCCCGCGGCTCAACGCCAAGATCGGCGGTTCGAAGACCAGCCAGCATATGCAGGGAGAGGCGGCGGATATCTACGTGCCGGGCATGAGTGCGGAGGAGCTTTTTCAGTACATCCGCGCCCGCAAACTTCCCTTCGATCAACTAATTCAGGAATTTGACGACTGGGTACACGTGTCTTATTCCAGCGAAAAGAAGCAGCAGGTCCTGCGGGCCGTGAAGTCGGTCAAAGGAAAAACGCAGTATCTGACGGCCTGA
- a CDS encoding PA14 domain-containing protein, whose product MTYFSGRRVLAAAGLLLLGLNAGAQTGTEALLPVKISATALPKSWRWIGAISAAPDASSFTTKPGTAYLLGGREPLNVLQVNDDFRMRFDVMMTQGGDVELSLPNGSTLSLLHSPDLNRILKAPGLWQTVDLRYRAATGAQPALLEKLVINGVTVREDQRLAPAKATGSVALWSPNGSLAVRDMAYQILSNRQVARLGNVRYKLYEGEAEKAADLSAKKPLQEGTLPAITHEVAYGQTKRYSIVYTGELEVLQDGPLTFTVQQGGIAGIQVDGKDVIAPTYADLGQPQTAQTTLKAGKYPVTVFFSRSWPRPGLGVFVSGPGTRPQALHPQASLPEPDPVGLIAVRAADRPSLIRSFIQLPNEKKKRTHCLSVGTPAGQHYTMDLNQGALLQVWKGDFADVTEMWHERGEPQLLKPIGTLVSLGGQPTLAALNDANQVWPDSLNDEKDFLYKGWKLDADGYPTLQYSYRGAAISDFIKPISNGLSRTLTVNGGPGLYCRLAAGKDVEEVRKGLYAVDNHSYYIQLDPKAKPVIRNNRELLLPVSNGTIQYSIIW is encoded by the coding sequence ATGACGTATTTTTCAGGCCGCCGGGTGCTGGCAGCGGCAGGACTGCTACTGCTGGGGCTGAACGCCGGGGCGCAGACAGGGACCGAGGCGCTGCTTCCGGTCAAAATTTCGGCCACAGCCCTGCCCAAAAGCTGGCGGTGGATCGGAGCCATTTCGGCCGCACCGGATGCTTCCAGCTTCACTACCAAACCCGGTACTGCCTACCTCCTCGGCGGACGGGAACCGCTGAACGTGCTGCAGGTCAACGACGACTTCCGGATGCGCTTCGACGTGATGATGACGCAGGGGGGCGACGTTGAGCTGTCGCTGCCCAACGGGTCGACGCTCAGTCTGCTGCATTCTCCCGATCTGAACCGGATTCTGAAAGCGCCGGGACTGTGGCAGACCGTCGATCTGCGCTACCGGGCGGCTACCGGCGCGCAGCCCGCCCTGCTCGAAAAACTGGTGATCAACGGCGTGACCGTACGCGAAGACCAGCGACTGGCCCCGGCGAAGGCGACCGGCAGCGTGGCGCTTTGGTCGCCCAATGGCTCATTGGCCGTCAGGGACATGGCCTACCAGATTCTGTCGAACCGGCAGGTGGCTCGTCTGGGAAATGTCCGCTATAAACTCTACGAAGGCGAGGCCGAAAAAGCCGCCGATCTGAGCGCCAAAAAGCCGCTGCAGGAAGGCACCCTGCCGGCCATCACGCACGAAGTGGCCTACGGACAGACCAAACGCTATTCCATTGTGTACACCGGCGAACTGGAGGTGCTCCAGGACGGCCCGCTGACCTTCACCGTCCAGCAGGGCGGCATCGCCGGGATTCAGGTGGACGGGAAAGACGTGATCGCCCCCACCTACGCCGACCTCGGCCAGCCGCAAACCGCCCAAACCACGCTCAAAGCCGGTAAATACCCGGTGACAGTGTTTTTCAGCCGCTCGTGGCCGCGTCCGGGACTGGGCGTGTTTGTGTCGGGACCGGGCACGCGCCCGCAGGCCCTGCACCCGCAGGCTTCCCTGCCCGAACCGGACCCGGTGGGTCTGATCGCCGTTCGGGCCGCCGACCGTCCGTCGCTCATCCGGTCGTTTATTCAGTTGCCCAACGAGAAAAAGAAACGGACGCACTGCCTGTCGGTAGGAACACCTGCCGGGCAGCACTACACGATGGACCTCAATCAGGGAGCCCTGCTGCAGGTATGGAAAGGTGATTTTGCCGATGTAACCGAAATGTGGCACGAGCGCGGCGAACCGCAGTTGCTCAAACCCATCGGAACCCTCGTTTCGCTGGGCGGACAGCCTACGCTGGCGGCTCTGAACGATGCCAACCAGGTGTGGCCCGACAGCCTGAACGACGAAAAGGACTTTCTCTACAAAGGCTGGAAACTCGACGCCGACGGCTATCCAACGCTGCAGTACAGCTACCGCGGGGCCGCCATCAGCGATTTCATCAAACCCATTTCCAACGGGCTGTCCCGGACGCTGACGGTAAACGGCGGCCCCGGATTGTACTGCCGACTGGCGGCGGGGAAGGATGTGGAAGAGGTCCGGAAAGGATTGTATGCCGTAGACAACCACAGCTATTACATCCAGCTGGACCCCAAGGCCAAACCGGTCATTCGCAACAACCGCGAACTGCTGCTGCCCGTCAGCAATGGTACCATTCAATACTCAATCATCTGGTAA
- a CDS encoding plastocyanin/azurin family copper-binding protein yields the protein MKKTLLFISSLLIAGATLAQNRPMTENDYYRLVTLPVPEGVSLEVGGMAVLPDGRLGVSTRRGEVWLISNPYMQGSRQPQYKRFAYGLHEPLGLNYRNGVIMATQRGEVTRLLDTDGNGEADEYQSVVKWPLSGNYHEYSYGPVNLPDGDMLLTLNLDWIGFGASLAKWRGWMLKMNEKGEIKPWATGLRSPAGFGALRNGAIFYTENQGDWVGSGRMTHLEEGDFAGNPAGLRWSSEPGSPLKLKPEDVPSTGKPMHEVAKTIPNLKLPAVWFPHTLMGISTSDIVEDTTAARFGPFDGQLFVGDQGHSKIMRVFLEKVAGKYQGACFPFREGFMSGILRMRWGLDGSMFVGQTSRGWSATGKASYGVQRLVWTGKTPFEMKAVRSMPDGFEVEFTLPVDKTAAANPDAYSLNSFTYKYHKTYGSPIEDAKAVPIRGVVVSADGLKARIVADTALRQGYIHEIKAEGVKSADGLPLLHTFAYYTLNNIAPGEPMAMAPRPKHNHDMMAMASTKPAVAPAKGKPAGKAGAASPQAAKRITAQPADWTSGPDQVITIGTKPGLKFDTERVEVKAGSRVKWVFNNNDDMLHNCVIVKPGTAVNVGNAALKLALNGPKMQYVPAVGEVLYHTNLLEPERAEAIYFVAPTEPGDYQFVCTFPGHAGLMQGILRVR from the coding sequence ATGAAAAAAACACTCCTATTTATATCTTCTCTCCTCATCGCCGGGGCGACGCTGGCGCAGAATCGCCCGATGACGGAGAACGATTATTACCGCCTCGTCACGCTGCCTGTGCCCGAAGGAGTTTCGCTGGAAGTGGGCGGCATGGCTGTCCTGCCCGACGGTCGGCTGGGCGTCAGCACGCGCCGGGGGGAGGTCTGGCTCATCAGCAACCCTTATATGCAGGGCAGCCGCCAGCCGCAATACAAGCGTTTTGCCTACGGTCTGCACGAACCGCTCGGCCTGAACTACCGCAACGGTGTCATTATGGCCACACAGCGCGGGGAGGTGACGCGCCTGCTGGATACCGACGGCAACGGCGAAGCGGACGAATACCAGTCGGTGGTCAAATGGCCGCTGTCGGGCAATTACCACGAGTACAGCTACGGCCCGGTGAACCTGCCCGACGGCGATATGCTGCTGACGCTCAACCTCGACTGGATCGGCTTTGGCGCCAGTCTGGCCAAATGGCGCGGCTGGATGCTCAAAATGAATGAAAAAGGGGAAATCAAACCCTGGGCCACGGGTCTGCGTTCGCCCGCCGGGTTCGGTGCCCTGCGCAACGGCGCGATTTTCTACACCGAGAACCAGGGCGACTGGGTCGGCTCGGGCCGGATGACGCACCTCGAAGAAGGCGATTTTGCCGGAAACCCCGCCGGTCTGCGCTGGTCGTCGGAGCCCGGTTCGCCCCTGAAACTAAAGCCGGAAGACGTGCCGAGCACCGGCAAACCGATGCACGAGGTCGCCAAGACGATCCCGAATCTGAAGCTTCCGGCGGTCTGGTTTCCGCACACACTGATGGGCATTTCGACTTCGGATATTGTCGAGGACACGACGGCCGCCCGCTTCGGCCCGTTCGACGGGCAGCTCTTCGTTGGCGATCAGGGGCATAGCAAAATCATGCGCGTATTTCTGGAAAAAGTGGCCGGCAAGTACCAGGGCGCCTGTTTTCCGTTCCGCGAAGGCTTTATGTCGGGTATTCTGCGCATGCGCTGGGGGCTCGACGGCTCGATGTTCGTCGGACAGACCAGCCGGGGCTGGTCGGCCACCGGCAAGGCGTCGTACGGCGTACAGCGCCTCGTCTGGACCGGAAAGACGCCGTTTGAGATGAAGGCGGTCCGGTCGATGCCCGACGGCTTTGAGGTGGAGTTTACGCTGCCGGTAGACAAAACCGCCGCCGCCAATCCGGATGCCTACAGCCTGAACAGCTTTACGTACAAGTACCACAAGACCTACGGCAGCCCGATCGAAGATGCCAAAGCGGTGCCCATCCGCGGCGTGGTGGTGTCGGCGGACGGCCTGAAAGCCCGCATCGTGGCCGATACGGCGCTGCGCCAGGGCTATATCCACGAGATCAAAGCCGAGGGTGTGAAATCGGCGGACGGTCTGCCGCTGCTGCACACCTTTGCGTATTATACGCTCAACAACATTGCTCCCGGCGAGCCTATGGCGATGGCCCCGCGGCCGAAGCACAACCACGACATGATGGCCATGGCCTCGACCAAACCGGCCGTGGCTCCGGCCAAAGGCAAACCGGCGGGCAAGGCAGGCGCTGCTTCCCCCCAGGCCGCCAAACGGATTACGGCCCAGCCCGCCGACTGGACATCCGGCCCGGATCAGGTCATTACCATCGGCACCAAACCGGGACTGAAATTTGACACCGAGCGGGTAGAGGTGAAGGCCGGAAGCCGCGTGAAGTGGGTGTTCAACAACAACGACGACATGCTGCACAACTGCGTCATCGTGAAGCCGGGCACCGCCGTGAACGTAGGCAATGCCGCCCTCAAGCTGGCCCTGAACGGCCCCAAAATGCAGTACGTCCCGGCGGTGGGCGAGGTGCTGTACCATACGAACCTGCTCGAACCGGAAAGGGCCGAAGCCATTTATTTCGTGGCTCCGACCGAACCCGGCGATTACCAGTTCGTTTGCACCTTCCCCGGCCACGCAGGCCTGATGCAGGGCATTCTGCGGGTACGTTAA